CGCTCGCCGATTTCGACGACCTGCTCGCGCAGGCCCATGCGCGCGGGCTCAAGCTCCTGCTCGATTTCGTGCCGAACCATACCTCCGACCAGCATCCCTGGTTCGCCGAAAGCCGCTCCTCGCGCGGCAGTCCGAAACGGGACTGGTATCTCTGGCGCGACCCTGCCCCAGGAGGCGGACCACCCAACAACTGGATCAGCGATTTCGGCGGATCGGCCTGGGAATGGGACGAGGCCAGCGGCCAGTACTACTATCATGCCTTCCTGAAGCAGCAGCCGGACCTCAACTGGCGCAATCCGGCCGTGCAGGCGGCGATGCACGGCGTGCTGCGCTTCTGGCTCGACCGCGGCGTCGACGGCTTCCGCATCGATGTGCTCTGGCACCTGATCAAGGCTGCCGACTTCCCGGACAACCCGCCGAACCCGGCCTATTGGCCTGCCCTCGACGAGAAGGACCGGTTGGTCCAGCTGCAATCGACCGACCAGCCCGAAGTCCATGGCATCGCGGCCGAAATGCGTGCCTTTGCGGATGAATATGAGGCCGCAGGGAGAGGCGAGCGCCTGCTGGTCGGCGAGATCTATCTGCCGGTTGAGCGGCTGATGCGCTATTACGGCGAAGATCGGCCCGGCGTGCACCTGCCCTTCAACTTCCAACTCATCGACGCGCCCTGGCAGGCACGGTCGCTTGGCGCGCTCATCGCCGCTTACGAGGCGGCGCTGCCGCCCGGCGGCTGGCCGAACTGGGTACTCGGCAATCACGACCGCCCGCGCGTCGCCACCAGATTGGGGGAAAGCCAGGCCCGGGTCGCGGCGATGCTGCTGTTGACGCTGCGGGGCACGCCCACCCTCTATTATGGCGACGAGCTCGGCTTGAGCGATGTCACGATCCCGCCCGATCAGGTCCAGGATCCGCGCGAGCTACGCCAGCCGGGCAAGGGTCTCGGGCGCGATCCGGTCCGCACGCCGATGCCGTGGGACGACAGTGCGCATGCCGGCTTCAGCACCGCTGCGCCCTGGCTGCCGCTCAACGCCGACTGGCCAGCCCGGAACGTGGAGCGCCAATCGGCCGATCCGGCCTCGATGCTGGCGCTGCATCGCCGATTGCTTGCAGCTCGACGCGCCCATCCTGCACTGGCCATCGGTGATTTCGCGCTGCTGGATGCCGAGGGCGATATACTCGCCTACGAGCGTCGGCATGATGCAGAGCGGCTGATTGTGGCGCTCAATCTCGGGGAGCGGCGGCAGCGTCTGGCCTTGCCGGGCTGGGCGCATGGTTGCCGCCCCCTCCTGTCCACGCTCGCCGGTCTGACGCTGGCGCAGGACGGCGCGTTGCTCCTGCGGCCGAACGAGGGCGTGATCCTGACGCTCGCCGACTGACCAGAAGGAGGAGCGAACGGATGCGCATCGCCATGCTGGCGCCGATCTCCTGGCGCACCCCGCCGCGCCATTACGGCCCCTGGGAGCTTGTGACGAGCCTGCTGACCGAGGCGCTGGTGGTGCGCGGCGTCGACGTCACCCTGTTCGCCACCCGGGACAGCCATACGGCCGGCACCTTGGCCGGCATCTGCCCGGCGCCGTACTCCGAAGACCCGACGATCGACGCCAAGGTCTGGGAGCTGCTGCACGTCGCCCACGTCTTCGAGCGCGCCGGCGAATTCGATATCATCCACAACCAGGCCGATTTCGTGCCGCTCGCCTTCTCGCGCCTGGTCGGCACGCCGGTGGTGACGACGATTCACGGCTTCTCCTCGGAGCGCATCCTGCCGGCCTTCAAGGCCTATGAGGACCGGATCCACTATGTCGCGATCAGCGCCGCCGACCGGCACCCCGATTTGCGCTATGCCGCGACGATCCATCACGGCATCCGGATCGAGGATTTTCCCTTCGATCCAACCGGGAGCGACGACCTGCTCTTCTTCGGCCGCATCCACCCCGACAAGGGCGCGGCCGAGGCGATCGCCGCGGCGCGCGCAGCCGGCCGGCGTCTGGTCATGGCCGGCATCGTCCAGGACCGCGGCTACTACGACGCGCAGGTCGCGCCCGCGCTCGCCAGCGAGAGTGTGGCCTATCTCGGTCCCGTCGGCGGCAGCGCTCGCATGCATGCGCTCGGCTCGGCGAAGGCGTTGTTGCACCTGATCAACTTCGAGGAGCCGTTCGGATTGTCGGTCATCGAGGCGCTGGCCTGCGGCACCCCCGTCATCGCCTCCCGGCGCGGCTCGATGCCTGAGCTGATAGAACACGGCGTGACCGGGTTCCTTGTCGACAGCGTCGATGAGGCCGTGGCTGCGATCGCGCGCCTCTCCGAGATCGACCGCACCGCCTGCCGTGCAGCGGTCGCGGCGCGCTTCACCGTCGACCGAATGGCCGATCGTTATCTCGAGCTGTATCGGTCCATCCTCGGATGAGCCACATGCACTCCCGGCGGACGGAAGGCACGCGGGTCCCAAGGGAGAGCCGCGAAGAAACAACGTGCGCTTTCCTCAGCCCTGGCCTAGGCTGCAACCCTGCTTCGACATGACTTGCCTGGGCTCGCCCCCAGGTAGCCGCGGCAGCTGCTAGCCGGCCGCGCTGCACCGAGCACTTGCTCGCTTCTCCTGAGTGACATCCGCGCCTGCAATCTCGCATGCGCATTTCGATGGCGATTGCCTGCAAGGCACCCAGCTCCAGCCGATACGAACCCGAGAGATCGCGACCCGCGATCTCCGAGCAAGGACAAGAACGGCATGTCAAAAAGCGAACGACGCGGGAACCGCGAGGCCAAGAAGCCGAAGCAGGAAAAACCGAAGCTAGCAGATCCTGCCCCCAACAGCCTTGCCACTACGGTCGTGAAGGTCGCGGCGCCGAAGAGGAAGTAGCGTTCAGTGCTCTCGGGCAGCAGTCCCATGGACCGAATTCATGCTGCGAGCGTCAGCGAACCGACAGGATAATGATGATCCGTTTCAGGACGATCGAGCCGAAGCCGGCCGCAAACACCAATAAGCCGACAATCGCCCCGACAGCCGCGCCGGCCGCACCGGCCGCACCCGCGCCGGCTGCCGATAAAGTCACGCTGCGGCAGCCAGAAGCCCCCGGGAAGCCTGTGGGCCAGCCGTCGGGGGAGAAGCACGAGCACGATTAGAAGTCGGCAGCAGTCAAGCGATGGTAGCTCTGACGCTTGCGGGAATAGGCTGCCCCGGCAGCCTTCCGGATGGTAGCGAGGTGCCCGTCATAAGCTCGCAGCATCGACGCTTCGCCCGGCCCGGCTGACAAGTCGATGCTGCGCAACGCTGCGAGCTCGACCTCGAATGCGATCTCAAGGGCGGAATCGGAGCCCCAGAAGCACACGCAGTCCCGGGCGGTGTCATATCGCCGGATTGGATTGGGGAAGTGGAGGCTCATCGGATCATCCTCCAGGGTTGACCAGGTTCAGGCGTGCCGTGGGTGCGCTGGGGTCGTTGTCGCGCGACGCCGAGAAGGTGCGTCGCGCGACAAGGCGCAGGCTGGTCGCAGCGCCGCGCGACGAACGAACCATCTCAGGTTTTCGGAACGCCCAGGGCTGCCGCGCAGGCCTTGGCCACGTCTGAATCGGGCGAGGAGCTCCCCGGCATCGTCGCCCATCCACCTTTCGCGATGAAATCACCCTGCTGCCAGGAGCTGATCTTCTTGAATTCGACGAGCTGCTCGGTCGCATTGGCCTGCTGCTGGAACTTCGCCACGCAGATCGGCGAGAGAGCCGCCACAAGAGCGGTGCTCGAACGCGTCCTGGCTTCTCGCTCCGCCGTGCTGTGCGTCACCCACCCGCCCCAGGTGAAACCAATGATCGCAAGGGCAATAGCCCCGCCGACGGCGCCCCAGGCGGCCGGCTTCAGTTCTGCTGGAATTTTCATGATGTCGGACTTTCCGAACCGGAAGAAAATCTTCCGTCGAAGATCATATCACAATTGGGAGAGACTGATCATCATTTGATTCGATTCAACCATTTCTTCGACAGCACATTTAGATGGAGCATCCGAATAGTCGACGCGCGCCGTTTTCTTCGATGATGGTCACCTGTCGATCCGGCATACGGGTCTCCGCGGCTTGCAGCAGGCAAGAACCTGGCACAGATGCGGATCAAGCCATCTCCCGTTTTGCCCTGGTCGAACGCGGGCGTCGCCGCCACGACATTCGGCATCGCTGCCCTGATCTGGCTAGCTCTGGTTCACCTGGTTGCGGCCGGCGCCGGCGGCAATCTCGCCGGACGGCTGCGCGCCAAGCGCGTTGGTCTCCACACCGACGAGGTCGCGTTCTGCGATACAGCGCACGACTTCATGACCTGGGCCAAGCAGCTCGGCCACAAGGAGGCGGTGGCGCTGCTGGACGCGACACTCGCCGAGGAGACCAGGACCGACAAGCTGCTGACGCAGCTCGGCGAGCCGGCCAACTCGGCGGCTGTCGCCAAAGCGGCCTGATCCGCAGGGATACCAAGAAAGGCTCGCCGAGCATTGTTCGGCGAGCCTTTCCTTGACCGTTGTCACATTGTCTGCAGGCACCCTTGCTATCGGTGTCGATCCGTCATGGATTCGAACGGCATGGCGCGACTGGGAAAGGGCCTGAATTGCACCAACCGACGCAGGGGCGCTTCCACTTCGATCGTGCCGAGCTTTGGGCCGATGGTCTGATCCATGGGCTCGGAATCGTGCTGGGGGTCGGCGCGGTCGCGTATCTGATCGCGCGCGTTGTCGCAGCTTCGATGCCTGGTCTGATCCCGGTTGCGATCTACAGCTCCGCGCTGATGGCTGTCCTGATCACCTCCGCCGTCTACAACATGTTGCCGGTTTCGCCGGTGAAGTGGCTGATGCGGCGCTTCGACCATTCGGCGATCTACATTTTGATCGCGGGAACCTACACGCCTTTCCTGGCGCGAATAGGCGAGAGCGCGGCAGCGCATGTCCTCCTGGCCATCGTCTGGATCGCATCGGCTGTCGGCGTCCTGCTCAAGGTCGCCTTACCCGGCCGATATGATCGCCTGTCGATTGTGCTCTATCTCCTCATGGGCTGGAGCGGCGTCTTTGCCTGGGAGAGCATCGCGCAGCTTCCGAGCGTCGCCTTGTGGCTGATCGTGACGGGCGGCCTTCTCTACACGCTGGGCGTGGTCTTTCACGTCTGGCAGACCCTTCCGTTCCAGAACGCCATCTGGCACGCCTTCGTCCTCGTCGCCTCCGGCTGTTTCTACGGGGCCGTCTTTCAGGCTTATGCGATCGCTCCATCGAGCTGACGGCGCTTACGGCCTTTCAGGAAAAAGCGGCTGGCGGGTTCTCGTTCGCAGCCTTGGGAGCTGGGCGTCACGCTGCCGATAAGAGCAGACGGCTCCGGGGGGCCATATTCCTCTACGGCACACGCGTGACGCGATGGCCACGAAAGCTCCGATTTTTGATTTGATCTCAATGCGATGTGCTACTGTTAGTCTCAGCTCCTCAAGCTGACGCAGGCAGGAGATGGAAATGGCGCATCACTATGACGTCGGCGACCAGGTCAGCCTGGCTTTCGGCTTTCACGACCAGAATGCCGTCGGGCTCTATACGGTCACGCGCCGCTTGCCCTCTCTGGTCGACAGCGAGCCTCAGTATCGCGTGAGGGGTCTCGATGATCGGGAACGGGTCATCGGTGAAGCGCAGATCAATGGTTCAGCCGGACAACGCAATGCGGATCGGCCTGCCCGGTCACGCCGCCAGAACAACCCGATAACCGAGATGTTCAATCCCTTGGGCATCGAAAAGAAATAGACACGCAAATTTCTTGAAGGCCGTGCTCTCATTCAGGCCGATGCAGAAGCTTCTCTTTCATCAAGCTGTTTCTGACTCCATCTGAATCCCCGGACATGCTGCCCACGGAAGGGCTCGCGATAATGCCGGCGCCATTTCAGCAGCGGATTGCGCTTTTCGGCGATCAGCCAATCATGCTTGCCGGCCTGAACGCGCTTGTCGGCGCAGTCCCCGGCGCGACCATCATTGGCGTGCCATTGGCGATGTTCGACGCGGTCGAATTCATTCGCTCGCAGAGCCCCGAAGTAGCCATCATCTGTATCGGTACGCTGAGGCCGGCCGGTCTTGCCTTCGTAAGGCGCATCTTGGGCGTGTCACCGCTCATTCTGATCTTGCTCGTATGCGACGATCGCGATGCGAGGTCGATCAAGGCAGCATTTCAGCTCGGCATCGCAGGTTACCTGCTGAATGGCGCCTCCAACGACAGACTGCTGCAAGCCCTAAGGGCTGTTCGGGGCGGCGGGCTGTACCTCGATGGAGGCCTGGCGCTGTCGGTGCGAGAATTAAGACGCCCAATAGGCAGCATGGAAAGTCGCCTCGACAACCCAGATGACGAACTGAGCGAACGCGAAATTCAGGTCCTGCGCCTCGTCGTCTCGAGCAATTCGAACAAGAGCATCGCAGACCAGACCGGCCTGAGCGTCAGGTCAGTCGAAACCTACCGCTTCCGCGCCTGTAGGAAACTAGGTTTGTCTTCACGAGGAGACATCATGCGGTATGGCTCGGATCGTGGATGGACGCTTTTTGATTGACGTCCTGGGGTCCTTGGTCGCTGGGCGCACTCCAAGGCTGATGTTATGTGCCGCAGCCGCTGCCGACGGGTGCGCCGCTCGTCGTCGTTCTCCATGGCTGTACGCAGTCGGCTGCCGTTTATGACAATGGCTCGGGCTGGTCTCAGCTCGCGGACCGACATGGCTTGCCCTGCTTTATCCCGAGCAGCAGCGCACGAACCATCCGAACCTCTGTTTCAACTGGGAACGCAGATGTATCCTATCGGTCGCAGACGCCTACGTCGGGCACGCTCAAGATATTGGAATTGAAGGATAAATCGTTTTCCAAGGTTGGCGTCGAGAGTTCGAATCCCTTCGCCCGCTCCGGACAATTCTCAGGCTCGAGAGGCACATAAGCGTCGGGTTTCCCCGCGCTTTTTGCTTTTCTGGTCCCACCTGATCACAACATCGCCTGCCGCCATCCCTTCGCCCTGTCAGGCCGGAACGAGCTTCGATGAATTGCCGCGAACTTTGAAAGCCTCTTTCAAGGCCCAATTCCTGAAACCCTGCACGCGCGGATCGTCGAAACGGTTTTCGTGGATCAGGAGGTAATATTCGCCAGCGCTGTCGAGTTCGCTGGTCAACGGAACCGTCAATCCACGCATGCCCTCCTCATGCGCCAGGATGATGTCCGGCACGAGCGCAATGCCGCGGCCTTGTCGCGCAGCATCCAGAGACATGAAGAAGTGCCCGAACTGCAGCGTCGGCTCGATCTCGATCGCCGCCCGCACGCCGTGGGCTTTCAGCCAGTCCGGCCAGGCGTGGCGGCGCGTCGAGGTATGGATCAGCGGCCAGCGCGCCAGATCGGCGGGAGTGACGTCCGTCTCGCCGATCAGGCCAGGCGAGCAGACCGGCACCAGCCGATCAGGAAAGAGTTCGTCGGCATGGACCCCGTCCCAGCGCGTCAGCATGGATAGCTCGATGCGTGGCTGGTTGCGCTCATAGTGCCGGCCCGGCAAGCGTCCGACCCGGATCGCGACATCGGCCTCATGAGCGAGCAGATCCGCCGGCTCGATCGACGAGACGACACGCAGCTCGATCTCCGGGTGCAGGCTGGTAAAGAGATGCAGCCGCGGCATCAGCCAGACCGAGGCGATCGTCGGCAGCACCGAGACCGTCAACGTCGCTCGGTCTTTGCGTCGGCTAAAGCGGCCGGCGGCGCGCTCGAGCTCGTCGAGCATGCTCTCGACGCTCCGGAAGAACTGCTCGCCCTCTGCGGTGAACTCGATCCTGCGGGTGAAGCGGTGGAACAGCTCCTGCCCGAGATGGAGCTCGAGCTCCTTGACCTGACGGCTGACCGCACCCTGCGTCAGGTTCAGCTCCTCGGCTGCCTTGGTGAAGGACAAATGGCGCGCCGCAGCGTCGAAGCCACGCAACGCATTCAATGGCGGCAGACGCCTCTTTCGCATGCAGCACCTCTCTCATGCATGAGGGTAGATCATGCATGAGCGCCGAACAATTCGTTTGTGACGATCGAGCGACGGCCGCATCGTCTCGTCAACGCCGGACCTGCCCACGGGCATGGCACCGGTGAATGGGGAACTGCCGATGACGATCGAGCCAGCGATCGCGCTCGCCATGCGCGACATCGCCAAGCGCTATGGCGCGACCTGCGCGCTGCGCAGCGCCGACCTCACCTTGCAAGCTGGCCGCGTCCACGCCTTGCTCGGCGAGAACGGCGCCGGCAAGTCAACCCTGGTGAAGATCATCGTCGGCGCTGTGAAGCCCGACAGCGGCAGCGTCACCATCGCTGGCCGGCCGGTCGCCTTCCGCTCGGTAGCCGAGGCGATCGCCGCCGGCATCGTGCCGATCTACCAGCATCTCAGCCTGTTTCCCGAGCTCTCCGTCCTCGACAATCTTTCTGCCTTCCAGCTCGCCGCCGGCCGTGCCGGCCTCAGCCGCAAGGCGCTGGTGCCGCGCGAGGAGGCGCGGGCCTGGCTCGCCCGCGTCGGGCTCGACCTCGATCTCGATCGCGCGGTCTCGTCGCTTTCGCTCGGCGAGCGCCAATTGCTCGAAATCGCCCGCGGTGTCGGCCGCAATTGCCGCATCCTCGTCCTCGACGAGCCCACGGCAGCGCTGAACGGCGCTGAGGCCGACCGGCTCTTCGCCGTGGTCCGCGATCTCTGCGCCGGCAGCGCGGCCGTGCTCTTCATCTCGCACAAATTCGACGAGATCGAACGCCTTGCCGATGAGGTCACGGTGCTGCGCGATGGCGCCACCGTGATCGACGCCGCCCCGATCGGCCGGCATGACCGCGCCACGCTGGTCAAGGCGATGCTGGGCATGCAGGTCGAGCACGAGCACCGCTCCGGCAGCGCCCGGGCCGAACCGGTCCTGACTGCAGCCAATGTCCGCATGGCGACTGGCCATAGCCTCGACCTCTCGGTGCGCGCCGGTGAAATCGTCGGCCTCGCCGGTCTGGTCGGCTCCGGAGCGCTCGCGATCGCCGCCACCATGGCCGGCGCCGCTCCCGGCCAGGGCGAGATCGCTGTCGGCGACCAGCGCTTTGCGCTCGGCGATCGGCGCGAAGCCGTCCGCCTCGGCGTCGCCTACGTCCCGGCCGATCGCCATGCCGAGGGACTGTTTCCGCCGGTCAGCGCGATCGGCAACGCCTCAGCCAGCGCCCTGTCGCGTTTTTCCGCTCGTGGCCTCCTCGGCAAGGCGCGTGAGCGCGACGCGATCGAGCCGCTGCTGCGCCGCCTGCACCTGCATCCGGCCCGGCCGGACGCCGAGGCCGCGAGCTTCAGCGGCGGCAACCAGCAGAAGCTGCTGATCGCGCGCTGCCTCGCCTTGCCGAACCTGCGCGCCCTCGTCCTGCTGGAGCCGACGCGCGGGGTCGACGTCGCCGCCCGCGCCATGATCCACCGCGCCGTCATCGAGATGGCGCGCTCGGGCGTCGCCGTCCTGGTCGCATCGAGCGACCTCGACGAGCTGACAGCGCTCTGCGACCGCTATCTCGTGGTCCGGGACGGCATGATCGCGCAGGAACTGCCGGCCTGCGCCGCAACCGAGGCGATCATGGCCGCGCTCGCCGGAAAGGCAGCGGCATGAGCAGCTTTCCAATCGGCGACCGGGGCCCCTCCAGCATGCCTGCCATCCTGCGCCCGCCCGCCATCCTCGTCGTGACGGCGCTGCTGTTCGGGCTGGCCGCCCTCGCAGTGCCGCGCTTCGGCACGCTCGGCAATATCGAGAACGTGCTGCGCATCGCTGCGATCCTCGGCATCGTCGCCTGCGGCCAGGCCATCGTCGTCATCCTCGCCGGCATCGAGTTCTCGTTCGGTGCCTCGGCGGCGCTGGCCAGCGTCGTCATCGTCATGGCCCTGCCGACAGCCGGTGTGGTCGGCGCCTTCCTCCTCGGCGGCCTGCTGATCCTTGCGATCGGCATGGTCAACGGCCTACTCGTTGCCCGCTTTGCCGTGCCGCCGGTGATCGCGACGCTCGGCATGCTGATGATCGCCTCAGGCCTTGCCGCCTGGCTCGCCGGCGGCCTGCCGATCGACGCGCCGCCCTCGGACGCCTTCTCATGGCCGGCGCGCGGCCGGGTCCTCGGCATACCCGTGCCGATCATCTGCGCCGCTATCGCCTTCGCCGCGCTGCATCTGCTGCTCGCGAAAACCCGGCTCGGACGCGGCTGGTATCTGGTCGGCGCCAATGCGACGGCTGCCAGGCTCGCCGGCCTCTCCGTGCCCCGCCTCGTCTTCTCCGGCTACGCCGTGGCCGGCCTGTTCTGCGCGCTCGGCGCCGTCATCCTGACCAGCCGCGTCGCCTCGGGCCAGCCGATGCTCGCGCCGAACCTGCCCTTCGAGACCATCGCCGCCTGCGCCGTCGGCGGGCTGCCGCTCGGGGGAGGACGCGGCAATGTCCTGCAGGTCGCCTGCGGCGTGCTGATCGTCGCCATGCTCAACAACATCGTGGTGCTGCTGAACCTGCCGACCGCCTACCAGCTCATCCTGCTCGGCACGCTCGTCGTCGCTGCCGTGCTGCTCCAGCGCGACTGGGCCTTCCTCGGCAACGCAATCCGCGTCGTCACCGGCGGGAGGCGCGGATGACCCCGGCCATCGCCCCTCGCCTGCTGGTCGCACCTGCCGGCATCCTCGCCGCCGGCCTCGTCTTCGCCGCGATAGCGCCCGGCTTCCTCTCGCTCGGCAATGCCGCCAGCATCGCCGGCCAAGCCTGGGTCCTCGTCCTGCTGGCGACAGGCCAGATGTTCGCCCTCGCCGCCCGCGGCTTCGACATCTCGGTCGGCGCGATCGCGGCGCTGGCCGGAACGCTCGCCGCCATGGCCGCCAACAGCTTCGGGCTGGCCGGCCTGCTCGTCGCCCCGCTGGTCGGTCTCGCTTGCGGCACACTGAACGGCTGGCTCGTCGGCCGGCTCGCCTTGCAGCCGATCGTCGCGACGCTCGGCTCGCTGGTCGCGCTCAAGGGCCTCGCCCTGCTGGTCAGCGATGACGGCCAGGCCGTGCCGCTCACCGAAGCCGGCCATGCCACCAGCCTCGCCTTCGATCCGGTGCTCGGCCTGCCGCCGCTCGCCTGGCTCGCCCTCGCCTGCGTCCTCGGCGCCCAGTTCCTCCTGAGCCACGCCACACTCGGCAAGCGCATCCTGATGCTCGGCGCCAATCCCGAAGCCGTCAGCCTGGTCGGCGCCGATGCCGGCGCGCTCCAAATCCGGGCCTACCAGCTCTGCGGCCTCTTCGCCGGACTTGCCGGAGCGCTGATGACGGCCCGAGCCGGCGCCGGCCTGCCAACCGAAGGCGCCGGCATGGAATTGCAGGCGATCGCCGCAGCGATCATCGGCGGGACCGCGTTGTCGGGTGGCGTCGCCAACGCCATCGCGGTCGCGGCCGGTGCGTTCTTCGTTCAGGCCGTGCTGACCGGACTCAATCTCACCGGTGTCTCGCCCTTCCTGGCGCAGGTCACCGTCGGCCTCGTCATCCTCGGCTCCGGCCTGATGGACACCGCCCTCCGCTCGCTCCTTTCCCGCAACCGCCAGCCCAAGGACGTATCGCCATGACATTCCTGTCCCGCCGTAGCCTGCTGCTCGCCTCGATCGCTGCCGCCGCTTTGGCGCAGCCGGCCCTCGCCCAGGAGAAGACGATCGGCATCGCCGTGCCGAACCTCGCCTCCTCCTTCTGGATCTCCGCCGTCTACGGCATGGAGAGCGAGGCGAAGGCGGGTGGCGCCACCGTGCTCAAGCTCAATGCCGGCGGTGACGCCAACGCCTCGCAGCAGATCGCCCAGGTGCAGGACCTGATCCAGCGCAAGGTCGCGGCGATCGTGATCGGCGCCACCAATGGCGATGCGGTCAAGCCGATCGTCGAGCGCGCGATCGAGGCCGGCATCCCGGTGGTCGGCATCTCCTCGCCGCCGAACACGCCGAAGCTTGCCTCGCTGGTCAGCGCCGACCATGCCGACATGGGCAAGCTCCAGGCCGAATGCCTCGCCAAGGCGGTCGGCGGCAAGGGCACGGTCGCAATGATGGCGGGCCCCGCCGGCCAGGCCTGGTCGGACCTGCGCGCCAAGGGCTTCCGCGAGGCGCTGGCCAAGGCGGCGCCCGACGTCAAGATCGTCGCAGAATCGCGCCTCGCCGACAATCGCAACGCCGCGCTCGGCACCGCCGAGGACTGGACGCAGCGCTTCCCCGACCTCGCCGGCATCTATGCGGCGACCGACGACATGGCGGCCGGCGTCGTCTCGGCCTTCAAGTCGGCGAGCAAGCCGGTGAAGGTCTCGGCCTCGAATTTCAGCCCGACCGCCCAGCAGATGCTGAAGGACGGCGACATCGCCTGCACCTCGATCCAACAGGTCGTCGCCCAGGGCAAGGCCGCGATGGCGCAGGCGCTGAAGGCCGCGGCCAAGCAGCCGGTCGAGGCGCGTGTCGTCCTGCCGGCTCTGCTGGTGACGCGCGAGAACGTCGCGACCGTCGACCTCTCCTCGGTCGTCGCGCCGGCCGATTATCGCCCCTGACGGACGCACGATCATGCTGCCTAGCTCCGGACGCTTCCCCTACTCGCCCATCGTCGACCGGCCGGACTTCACCTGGCCGGGCGGCAAGCGGCTCGCCGTCTATGTCGCGCTCTGCGTCGAGCATTTCGCCTATGGCTCGGGGCTCGGCCTGCCCTATTCGCCGGGACTCCAGCACCCCAACACCTACAACTGGGCCTGGCGCGAATACGGCAACCGCGTCGGCGGCTGGCGGCTGATCGAGCTCTTCGACGAGTACCGCCTGCCGCTCTCGGTGCTGCTCAACACCGAATGCTACGAGCACTGCCCCGAGTTGGTCGCGGCCCATCGTCGTCGCGGCGACGAGATCGTCGCCCATGGCCGCACCAATTCCGAGCATCAGAATGGCATGGAGGTCGAGGCCGAGCGAAGGCTGATCGCCGAGGCGACGCAGGCGATCGCGAGCCATGAAGGCGCTGCGCCTGCCGGCTGGATGAGCCCCGGCGCCCATCCCAGCGCCAACACCGAGGACCTGCTGACTGAGGCCGGCTACGGCTACACCATGGACTGGCCGATGGACGACCAGCCGGTCTGGCTCAAGACCAAGGGTGGCCCCCTGCTGGCAATGCCCTATCCGCACGAGGTCAACGACGTGCCGATGGTCGTGCTGCATGATGGCACGGCGCAGGCCTTCGCCGACATGGCGATCGACAATCTCGACGAGATGCTCGGCCAGTCCGAGCAGCAGGCGCTGGTCTACGGCATGACGATCCACACCTTCATCGTCGGCCAACCCTTCCGCATCCGACAGTTCCGCCGGGTGCTCGACCATCTCAACAAGCACCAGGACCGCATCTGGTTCACCACGGCCGGCGCCTGCGCGCGCCATTACGCCAGCCTGTTCCCGGCCCCGTCGGCCGGCTGATCGCAAGGAAACGCCCATGACTTCCCCATCCTCACCCGGCGCGCATCCGCGCCGGCGGGTCGCCATCGCCGGTCTCGGCGCGGTCGGCCTCAAGATCGCCAGCGTGCTCGACCAGGGCGTGCCCGGCTGCGAGCTCGTCGCCGTCTCCGCCAATGACCGCGACAAGGCCCGCGAGCGGCTTTCCCATCTCTCCCGCCCGGTCCCGGTCGTCGCAATCGAGGAGCTCGAACGCCTCGCCGACATCGTCGTCGAATGCGCGCCGGCCGCCTTGCTGCCGGCCATCGCCAAGCCCTTCCTGCGTGCCGGCAAG
This genomic interval from Bosea sp. 29B contains the following:
- a CDS encoding substrate-binding domain-containing protein, with the translated sequence MTFLSRRSLLLASIAAAALAQPALAQEKTIGIAVPNLASSFWISAVYGMESEAKAGGATVLKLNAGGDANASQQIAQVQDLIQRKVAAIVIGATNGDAVKPIVERAIEAGIPVVGISSPPNTPKLASLVSADHADMGKLQAECLAKAVGGKGTVAMMAGPAGQAWSDLRAKGFREALAKAAPDVKIVAESRLADNRNAALGTAEDWTQRFPDLAGIYAATDDMAAGVVSAFKSASKPVKVSASNFSPTAQQMLKDGDIACTSIQQVVAQGKAAMAQALKAAAKQPVEARVVLPALLVTRENVATVDLSSVVAPADYRP
- a CDS encoding ABC transporter permease, coding for MSSFPIGDRGPSSMPAILRPPAILVVTALLFGLAALAVPRFGTLGNIENVLRIAAILGIVACGQAIVVILAGIEFSFGASAALASVVIVMALPTAGVVGAFLLGGLLILAIGMVNGLLVARFAVPPVIATLGMLMIASGLAAWLAGGLPIDAPPSDAFSWPARGRVLGIPVPIICAAIAFAALHLLLAKTRLGRGWYLVGANATAARLAGLSVPRLVFSGYAVAGLFCALGAVILTSRVASGQPMLAPNLPFETIAACAVGGLPLGGGRGNVLQVACGVLIVAMLNNIVVLLNLPTAYQLILLGTLVVAAVLLQRDWAFLGNAIRVVTGGRRG
- a CDS encoding polysaccharide deacetylase family protein gives rise to the protein MLPSSGRFPYSPIVDRPDFTWPGGKRLAVYVALCVEHFAYGSGLGLPYSPGLQHPNTYNWAWREYGNRVGGWRLIELFDEYRLPLSVLLNTECYEHCPELVAAHRRRGDEIVAHGRTNSEHQNGMEVEAERRLIAEATQAIASHEGAAPAGWMSPGAHPSANTEDLLTEAGYGYTMDWPMDDQPVWLKTKGGPLLAMPYPHEVNDVPMVVLHDGTAQAFADMAIDNLDEMLGQSEQQALVYGMTIHTFIVGQPFRIRQFRRVLDHLNKHQDRIWFTTAGACARHYASLFPAPSAG
- a CDS encoding ABC transporter permease, with translation MTPAIAPRLLVAPAGILAAGLVFAAIAPGFLSLGNAASIAGQAWVLVLLATGQMFALAARGFDISVGAIAALAGTLAAMAANSFGLAGLLVAPLVGLACGTLNGWLVGRLALQPIVATLGSLVALKGLALLVSDDGQAVPLTEAGHATSLAFDPVLGLPPLAWLALACVLGAQFLLSHATLGKRILMLGANPEAVSLVGADAGALQIRAYQLCGLFAGLAGALMTARAGAGLPTEGAGMELQAIAAAIIGGTALSGGVANAIAVAAGAFFVQAVLTGLNLTGVSPFLAQVTVGLVILGSGLMDTALRSLLSRNRQPKDVSP
- a CDS encoding sugar ABC transporter ATP-binding protein, encoding MTIEPAIALAMRDIAKRYGATCALRSADLTLQAGRVHALLGENGAGKSTLVKIIVGAVKPDSGSVTIAGRPVAFRSVAEAIAAGIVPIYQHLSLFPELSVLDNLSAFQLAAGRAGLSRKALVPREEARAWLARVGLDLDLDRAVSSLSLGERQLLEIARGVGRNCRILVLDEPTAALNGAEADRLFAVVRDLCAGSAAVLFISHKFDEIERLADEVTVLRDGATVIDAAPIGRHDRATLVKAMLGMQVEHEHRSGSARAEPVLTAANVRMATGHSLDLSVRAGEIVGLAGLVGSGALAIAATMAGAAPGQGEIAVGDQRFALGDRREAVRLGVAYVPADRHAEGLFPPVSAIGNASASALSRFSARGLLGKARERDAIEPLLRRLHLHPARPDAEAASFSGGNQQKLLIARCLALPNLRALVLLEPTRGVDVAARAMIHRAVIEMARSGVAVLVASSDLDELTALCDRYLVVRDGMIAQELPACAATEAIMAALAGKAAA